Part of the Nocardioides perillae genome is shown below.
AGATGTCGACGGTGGCGTTGTGCATGGGCGTCGCCGGGGTCTCGCGCGCCAGGAAGGCCAGGTCGCGCGGTCGCACCCGCTCGCTCACCGTGGGTCTCCTCGTCCTGGGCTCGTGGTCTGGCCGCCGCTGGGTGCGGGCGTGGCCCGGGTCACGCGCCCGGCGGACCCGTCCCGCAGCCGTTGGCCTCGCGTGGGATCCTGCCAGAGGACGCCGCAACGACCGACGGAGGACCACACCGTGACGACCCGCCCCGCTGTCCGCACCCGTGCCGCCGCCCGTGCCGCTGCCGGAGCCCTGGGCCTCGCCCTGGTGCTGACCGCCTGCGGCAGCGACGCCGAGACCCCGGCCGCGAGCGGCACCGACACCTCCGAGAGCCCGAGCGCCACCTCGGAGGAGACCCCCGCCGACACCGCCTCGGAGACTCCTGACGAGACGCCCGCCGCGGAGCCCAGCGAGGACCCCGGCACCGTGGTGGACGTCAGCATCGAGGGTGGCGAGGTCACGCCGAAGGGCGAGCGCGTGCGCGCGGCCGTCGGCGAGCCCATCACCTTCCGCATCACCTCCGACCAGCCCGGCGAGATGCACGTCCACAGCACCCCCGAGTCGGAGTTCGACTTCCCCGCCGGCACGACCGAGCGCACCATCACCGTGGAGACCCCCGGACTGGTCGAGGTCGAGCTGCACGACCCCGACGTGACGCTGGTCCAGCTCGAAGTCCGCTGACGTGGGGGCACCCGCACCGGTGGGCGACGACCGGCTCGTCGTCGCGCACGGCCTCGGCGGTGCGCAGGACCTGCCGATCCCGCCCGAGCTCGCGATCGTCGGCGCGACCGCCGCACTGGCCGTCTCCTTCACCGTGCTGGCGGTCGCGTGGCGACGCCCGCGGTACGCCGACCCCGCCGCCGGGCGCCCCGCCCCGGCGTGGCTGCAGCGACTCGTCGAGAGCACGGCCTTCACCTGGCTCGCGCGCCTCGTCGGACTGTTCTTCTTCGGCTGGGCCGCCTTCGCCGCGGTCCTCGGCCAGGACCTGCTGACCAACCCGTTCTTCGGCATGGTCTACGTGCTGCTGTGGGTCGGCCTCGTGCCCGCCTCGCTGCTCCTCGGCCCGTTCTGGAAGGCGATCAGCCCGGTCCGCACGGTCAACCTGGCCTTTGCCAAGCTCGCCGGCAGCGACCCCGACACCGGCCTGCGACGCTACCCCGAGCGCCTCGGCTACTGGCCGGCCGCGCTCGGCCTCTTCGCCTTCGTCTGGCTCGAGCTGGTCTACCCCTACTCCACCGAGCTCGGGCCGGTGCGGCTGTGGTTCGCGCTCTACGTCGCCGCGATGCTGGTGGGCGGCGCGGTCTTCGGCAGCACCTTCTACGCCCGCGCCGACCCGTTCGAGGTCTACTCCACGATGGTCGCGCGGATGTCGGTGTGGGGCTGGCGCGACCGCACCGGTGCGTCCGGCATCGCGGCCGCGGACGGCCGCGACGGCACGGCGCGCGAGCTGGTCGTGCGCAGCCCGCTGGCCAACCTCGACCGCACCCCGCCCCGACCGGGCCTGGTCGCCGTCGTCGCGGTGCTCTTCGGCAGCACCGCCTACGACTCCTTCCGCGACGCGAGCGCCTGGCTGCAGCTGACCCAGTCCCTCGACCGCACCCTCGCGATCGCGCTGAACAACCTGGTGCTGCTGGCCTTCTGCGTGGTGGTCGGTGCGCTGCTCGCCGCCGCCACCGCGGCGTACCCCGCCGAGGGCCACCCGCGGCGCGCCCTCCCCGGCCTCTTCGCGCACTCGGTGGTGCCGATCATCGTGGGCTACGTCGTGGCGCACTACCTCAGCTACCTCGTGCAGACCGGGCAGCAGACGGTCATCCTCATGAGCGACCCGCTCAGCAACGGCAGCGACCTGCTCGGCACCGGCGACTGGTCGGTGAACTACTGGTTGGCCTACCACCCCACCTTCCTGGCCGTGACGAAGGTGCTCGCGGTCGTCGTCGGCCACGTGCTCGGCGTGGTGGCCGCGCACGAGCGCTCGATCCAGGTGCTGCCGCGCCGCCACCAGCTGACCGGGCAGCTGCCGCTGCTGGTCGTGATGGTGGCCTTCACCGCCGGCGGGCTCTACCTGCTCTTCGCCGCCTGAGCCCCCGCGGCCCCCGCGCCCCCCGGGGACCCCGCCGCGCACCGGCAGCCGCGGGTCCGGGGCCCGGGAGCACCGCCTCGGCCACGGCGTCGAGCGCGCGCCCCAGTGCGCTGTCGCCCGTCTCGACCAGGCTCCGCCCGGCGACGAGCGCCGCGTCGGCACCGGCACGGTCGTCGGGCAGCACGTGGAGGCTCGCGACGCGGGTGAAGCCCTCGACCATGCCGGCGACCTCGCGCTCGCCCCAGCCGAGCGAGGGACGCATGCGGTTGACCACGACGTGCACCGGTCGGCCGCCCGTGCGCTCGCGCAGCTCGACGAGGCCGCGCGCGAGCCGGGCGAGGCCGACCGGGTCGGCCGCCCCGACCACGACGAGCTCGTCGGCGGCGTCGACCGCCTCGAGCGTCAGCTGCTGGCGTCCGGGACGCACGCTGCCGAGGTCGACCGGGTCCTCCTCCAGGCTCGGCCCGGTGTCGACCACGACGTCGGCGCCGCCGACGGCGAGCTCGAGGAGGTGGTCGAGCACGCCCGCCCGCACCTCGCTCCACCGGTCGGGCCGCGGCAGGCCGGTCACGACGTGCAGCCGCTCGCCGACCGCCCGCGGCACCTCCGCGAAGCGCTCCGCCAGCTCGCCCGAGCTGGTGAGCCGGGCGGCCGCGAGCACGCCGGAGACCTCGTCGAGGACACCGAGGTGCTGGGCCACCGCGCCGCCCCAGGGGTCGGCGTCGACGAGCAGCACGGGACGGGGCGCACCCGCCCGGGCGGCGACGGCGGCCGCGATGCCCACCGCCACCGTCGTGCGCCCGGGAGCTCCGGTCGGCCCCCAGACCACGACCCGGGTGCCGCCCTGCGGCGCCGTGCCTGGGACGGCGGCTCCGGCGAGACGCGACGCCTCCGCGCCGGCCGGGACGCCCGCGTGCGGGTCGACGCCGAGGACGCCCGGGAGGTCGGGCGCCGCCGCGGGCGCGCCGGCGTCGGCCTCGTCGAGCTGCGGCAGGGCGAGGACGGCCTCGACGAGGCGGTCGACCTCGGCCTCGGGCAGCAGCGCGGGCGAGCCGATGCGCTGGGCGCGGGTGCGCGCGGCCTCGGCGGAGCCGTCGACGGCCGCGACCACGAGCGGGGCGACCCGGTGGCGGCGCAGGTGCTCGACCGCGGTGGCGTCGAGCCCGGGGGCGTCGAGCGCGACGACGGCAGCGTCGGCCTGGCCCGAGGTCGCGGCCGCCATCAGGTCGTCGACGTCGACGCACCGCTTGAGCAGCACCACCTCGGGGCGGCCCTCGAAGAGCGCGAGGGCGCGCGTCTCCCAGGCGGCGCCGGCGGCCGTGACCAGCACGCAGCGCACCGCTCAGCCCTGCCGCGTGATCGTGACCGCCCCGCCCGCGGCGGCGCCGAGCGCGCGGGCGAGCTGGTCGGCCTGGTCCTCGCCGACGGCGAGGACGACCTGGCGCTCCCCGGTCGAGCCGAACCCCTCGCTCACGGCCGGCGCGTCGACGACCACCACGTCGTCGAGGACGAGCCGCGCGGGCGCACCGGGCTCGGTGCCGACGCCGGCGACGTAGACGTCGACCACGGAGCCCTGCACCACCGAGGCGGGCACCGCACCCGGGGCGACGCTGAGGGGCACCTCGACGACACCGGCCGTGGAGGTGTCACCGAGGGCGGCGCGCGGCAGCAGCTCGCCGGCGCCGACGGGGCGCAGGACGCCGAGGTCGGCGGGGAGCGGCTCGTCGGCCCGGAGGTAGCGCGCGAGCTCCGCCTCCTCGGCGAAGCGCACCCGGCGTGCGACCAGGTCGTCGGGCGCCAGGGTGTCGCCGGCGCCGAGGTCGACCGCCGTCGCCCACACCTGCACGGTGCGGTCGGCGCCGCCCACCACGCGCGCCCCCAGCAGCACGCAGCCGGCGACCAGCACGACGCCGACCCACAGCCGCGGGTCGCGCCAGCCGGGCGCGCTCGCCCGCGTCGCGGCCGCCGGCGCCCCGACGCCACCCGCCGGCGCGGGGCCCGCCACGCTGCCCGACCTGGTGGGGCCGACCGGCCCCTGCTCCGACCTCCCGAGACGTCTCACGGGCCCATGGTGCAACGCCGGGAGCCCGCTCCGCACGCGTCGTCCACAGGCACCGGGTGGCGACGGGACGGGTGGGACGGGAGGTGGCAGAGTGGGCCCATGCCCGGCTCGCCCCGCTTCCTCACGCTCGCCGACGTGGCGGAGGTGCTCAACACCTCGAGCGCGCAGGTCTACGCGCTCGTGCGGCGCGGCGACCTGCCCGCGATCAAGATCGGCGGCCGGGGCCAGTGGCGCGTCGAGGCCAGCCAGCTCGAGGAGTTCATCCAGCGGATGTACGCCGAGACCCGCGACTTCGTCGACACCCACCCCTTCGTCGACGCCGATCAGGAGTCCTGACCGGCTCCGACCGGGGGTGCCGACCCGGCTGCGACGACCCGCGTCAGCCGACCTCGGCGCCCAGCGTCACGTCGAGGGTGAGCTCCTCGCCGTCGCGCACCACCGTGAAGGGGATGGTCTCCCCCGGCTGGTGGGTGCGAATGGCCACGATCAGCGAGATGCCGTCGGTGACGAGCTGGTCGTCGACCTCCACCACGCGGTCGCCCTGCCGCAGGCCGGCCCGGTCGGCGGGGGTGCCGTCGTTGACCTCGTCGATGAGGGCCCCGGTGCCGTCGGTGCGACCGCCGGTGCGCACCTGCGCGCCGATGACGGGGTAGCGCGCCTCGCCCGTGCGCAGGATCTGGTCGGCGGTCACCTTGACCTGCTCGATCGGGATCGCGAAGCCGACCCCGATGTTGCCCGACTCGCCGCCGAAGCCGCCGCCGGTGGTGGCGATCGCGGAGTTCACGCCGACCACCTGCCCACGCAGGTCGACCAGCGGGCCGCCGGAGTTGCCGGGGTTGATCGCCGCGTCGGTCTGCACCGCGTTGATGTACGACGTGTCGTCGCTGCCGCCGGTCGTCACCGGGCGGTCGAGCGCACTGACGATGCCGGCCGTGACGGTCGAGCTGAGGCCCAGCGGCGAGCCGAAGGCGACCACGGTCTCGCCGACGGCGAGGTCGCCCGAGGCACCGAGCGAGGCCGGCTGCAGGCCGCGCGCGTCCCGCACGACGAGCACGGCGAGGTCGTAGACGGGGCTGCGGCCGACGATCTCGGCCGGGTAGCGCTCCCCGTCCTGACCGACGACCTGGATCTCGCCGCCCTCGGCCGCGCCCTCCACGACGTGGTTGTTGGTGACGATGTGGCCCTGGCGGTCGAGCACGAAGCCCGAGCCGGTCGCCCCGCCCTCCTCGCCCTCGAGGTCGGCGAGGATCTGCACGGTGCTCGGCAGCAGCTGCTGCGCCACCGCGGCGACCGAGCCGTTCTCGGCCTCGAGCGGCGGCTCCGAGACCGTGTCGACGTCGTCGAGGCCGCCGGGCACCAACCCGGGCACGTCGCGCTCCGCGAGCTGCACCACCGCGGCGCCCACGGCACCCCCGACCAGGCCGAGCACCAGGGCGAGGGCGCAGACCGCCGGCCACAGCCAGGCCGGCACCCGCGCCTTCGTGGCGGGCGGCAGCGAGGGCGGGAGGGGGTCGCCCCACGGCTGGTAGCCGGTGCCCGGACCAGCCGGACCGGCCGGACCACCCGGGCCAGCCGGACCACCCGGCCCCGCAGGCCCGGCCGGCCCCGCCGGTGCGCCCCACGTGGGGGCCTCGGGCGGGCCGAAGGGCCGCGGTGCCGGCTGCTGCGGCGCCAGCGGCCGGGTCTGGTCCTGCTCGTCGTCCATGGCGCCATCATCCCCCGTCACCCCAGGGGGCAGCGCTTCGACCTCGACCGAGGACGCGCGGTCAGCGTCCGCCGACCGCCGTGCGCACCAGCGGGTGGGCCGGTGCAGGCAGGCCGCCGGGCAGCTCGGCGGGACCCGTGGTCGCGGAGCCGGCCGGCACCGGGCCCGGGGTCACCCGGCTCAGGTCGGCTGGCGCGGGTCGGCGCGGCAGGTCGGCCGGGGCGAGCCCGAGCGCGAGCACCCCGGCGAACGCCATGCCCACCGCGCTGCCGCCGAGGAGCACGCCGCGCGCGCGACCGGCCGACCCGCCGGTCGCGGGGCCGGCCGCCAGGCTCACCGGCGCGTGCAGCGGGCCCGTGGACGCCCCGCGCAGCAGCGACCCGCGCAACGACTCGGGGGCACCCGGGGCGGGCGCACCGCCGGCGAGGCCCGCGAGGCGGGTCTTCACCCAGCCCTCGCGCTCGACCAGGTCGCGACACGCGTGGCAGGCGTGCACGTGCGCCCAGGCGCGCTCCTCCTCTGCCGGGTCGAGCTGGCCGTCGAGGAGGGCGCTGACGCGGCTGCCGAGGTGACCCCTCACGACCCCGCCCCGGCGTAGCGCTCCCGACCGGCGGCAGGCTCGCGGTGGGCCAGCGCCCGGCGCAGCTGGGCCCGGCCGCGGTGGATGCGCGAGCGCACCGTGCCGAGCTTGACGCCGAGGATCTCGGCGATCTCCTCGTAGGTGAGGCCCTCGACGTCGCACAGCACGACCGCGGCACGGAAGTCGGGGGTCAAGGTGGCCAGCGCGGCCTCGACGTCGTCGTCGAACGTGCGGGCGGCGTACGCCTCCCCGGGGTGCGGCGCCGAGCTCGCGAGGCGGGCGGCGCGCTCGTCGGACAGCGCGTCGAAGCGGATGCGCTGCCGGCGGCGGGCCTGGTCGAGGAAGAGGTTGGTCGTGATGCGGTGCAGCCAGCCCTCGAAGGTGCCCGGGCTGTAGGTCGACAGCGAGCGGAAGACCCGCACGAAGACCTCCTGCGTGAGGTCCTCGGCGTCGTGCCGGTTGCCCGTGAGGCGGTAGGCGAGGCGGTAGACCCGGTCGGTGTGCCGGTCGACGATCTCGTCCCAGGTGGGCACGCCCTGCTGCGGCTCGTCGCGCTGCGGCCCGGTCGGGTCGGACGAGGCGGCGTCGGTGTCCACGGGTGGCTCCTGGTCGGTCGGTGCGGTGACCGGGGTGCGGGTGGCTGCGGGGCGCAGCACGGGCGCTCCTCACGCTAGGGGTCGGGGCTGAGGTGCGGCTGAGAGCAGGCTGTGGGTCCGCTCGGGCCGGCACCGCTCACAACGCACCGCGGGCCGCCGTCGTTCCCGTGCCGGCTGCCGCACCGCGGCGCCGGCTGCCGGTAGGGTCGCCGCCATGTCGACGACGACCCCGGGGACCCCGGGGACCCCGGTCAGCAGCGCGAGCTGGACCTACGCGGAGGGCTTCGTGGGCGAGGACGACGTCCTCGCGGCCGCACGCGCCCGCGCCGACGAGGTCGGGGTGACCCCGGTCGGGCCGGGCGCCGGCGCGGCGCTTCGCTTCCTGGCCGCCGTGCTCGACGCGCGCGCGGTGGTCGAGGTCGGCACCGGCACCGGCGTGTCCGGGCTGTGGCTGCTGCGCGGCATGCGCTCCGACGGCGTGCTCACCACTGTCGACGTCGAGGCCGAGCACCAGCGCCTGGCCAAGCAGACCTTCGCGGAGGCCGGCATCGCCGCCTCGCGCGCCCGCACCATCCCCGGCGCTGCGCTCGAGGTGCTCCCCCGGCTGACCGACGGCCACTACGACCTGGTCTTCTGCGACGGGGACAAGCGCGAGTACGCCGCCTACCTCGACGAGGCGATGCGACTGCTGCGCCCCGGTGGCGTGGTGGTCTTCGACAACGCGCTGTGGCACGACCGCGTGGCCGACCCGGCCCAGCGCGACGAGCAGACCGTCGCGATCCGCGAGCTCGGCCGCACGATCGCGGCCCACGACTCGCTGGTGCCGCTGCTGCTGCCCGTCGGCGACGGCCTGCTCCTGGCCAAGAAGGAGTGGGCACCGGGCGACTGACCCGGGCGACTGACCCGGGCGGGCTGACCCGCGGCGGGCCGGCGCCGGCTCAGGCGCGCGGGGTGGCCTCGAAGCCGTCCCAGCCCTCGGCCACGGCGACGACGCCCCACGCCTCG
Proteins encoded:
- a CDS encoding AAA family ATPase; this encodes MLVTAAGAAWETRALALFEGRPEVVLLKRCVDVDDLMAAATSGQADAAVVALDAPGLDATAVEHLRRHRVAPLVVAAVDGSAEAARTRAQRIGSPALLPEAEVDRLVEAVLALPQLDEADAGAPAAAPDLPGVLGVDPHAGVPAGAEASRLAGAAVPGTAPQGGTRVVVWGPTGAPGRTTVAVGIAAAVAARAGAPRPVLLVDADPWGGAVAQHLGVLDEVSGVLAAARLTSSGELAERFAEVPRAVGERLHVVTGLPRPDRWSEVRAGVLDHLLELAVGGADVVVDTGPSLEEDPVDLGSVRPGRQQLTLEAVDAADELVVVGAADPVGLARLARGLVELRERTGGRPVHVVVNRMRPSLGWGEREVAGMVEGFTRVASLHVLPDDRAGADAALVAGRSLVETGDSALGRALDAVAEAVLPGPGPAAAGARRGPRGARGPRGLRRRRAGRARRR
- a CDS encoding helix-turn-helix domain-containing protein, which translates into the protein MPGSPRFLTLADVAEVLNTSSAQVYALVRRGDLPAIKIGGRGQWRVEASQLEEFIQRMYAETRDFVDTHPFVDADQES
- a CDS encoding S1C family serine protease; the encoded protein is MDDEQDQTRPLAPQQPAPRPFGPPEAPTWGAPAGPAGPAGPGGPAGPGGPAGPAGPGTGYQPWGDPLPPSLPPATKARVPAWLWPAVCALALVLGLVGGAVGAAVVQLAERDVPGLVPGGLDDVDTVSEPPLEAENGSVAAVAQQLLPSTVQILADLEGEEGGATGSGFVLDRQGHIVTNNHVVEGAAEGGEIQVVGQDGERYPAEIVGRSPVYDLAVLVVRDARGLQPASLGASGDLAVGETVVAFGSPLGLSSTVTAGIVSALDRPVTTGGSDDTSYINAVQTDAAINPGNSGGPLVDLRGQVVGVNSAIATTGGGFGGESGNIGVGFAIPIEQVKVTADQILRTGEARYPVIGAQVRTGGRTDGTGALIDEVNDGTPADRAGLRQGDRVVEVDDQLVTDGISLIVAIRTHQPGETIPFTVVRDGEELTLDVTLGAEVG
- a CDS encoding zf-HC2 domain-containing protein, whose protein sequence is MRGHLGSRVSALLDGQLDPAEEERAWAHVHACHACRDLVEREGWVKTRLAGLAGGAPAPGAPESLRGSLLRGASTGPLHAPVSLAAGPATGGSAGRARGVLLGGSAVGMAFAGVLALGLAPADLPRRPAPADLSRVTPGPVPAGSATTGPAELPGGLPAPAHPLVRTAVGGR
- the sigE gene encoding RNA polymerase sigma factor SigE, producing the protein MDTDAASSDPTGPQRDEPQQGVPTWDEIVDRHTDRVYRLAYRLTGNRHDAEDLTQEVFVRVFRSLSTYSPGTFEGWLHRITTNLFLDQARRRQRIRFDALSDERAARLASSAPHPGEAYAARTFDDDVEAALATLTPDFRAAVVLCDVEGLTYEEIAEILGVKLGTVRSRIHRGRAQLRRALAHREPAAGRERYAGAGS
- a CDS encoding O-methyltransferase, encoding MSTTTPGTPGTPVSSASWTYAEGFVGEDDVLAAARARADEVGVTPVGPGAGAALRFLAAVLDARAVVEVGTGTGVSGLWLLRGMRSDGVLTTVDVEAEHQRLAKQTFAEAGIAASRARTIPGAALEVLPRLTDGHYDLVFCDGDKREYAAYLDEAMRLLRPGGVVVFDNALWHDRVADPAQRDEQTVAIRELGRTIAAHDSLVPLLLPVGDGLLLAKKEWAPGD